In Prevotella sp. oral taxon 475, one DNA window encodes the following:
- a CDS encoding leucine-rich repeat protein, whose product MKKLFPLLLFFLTAVSATAQETYFQKDGLWYRVLKTMTQKSYDASVDEVAVTRPPSNPFKYQQGISINVPSNVTYNGKNYAVTYLDAWAFSGTTLTALTFPESIQKTGTNVITYTTIKHFHTPQNVKVLPLDFLWKAYPEELWLSPNVTKMENRVATYCSTLQRVHGFAQTKIEEIGESCFPYYNDRPDPTAYINDFSVLPPTIRIIGSGAFSGEKINNQGLPLNNLSIPLSLEKLGNRVFNIADKVIIPHQMPFEIGEESFGIQSTLKLHVPTDRIFAYKASIKWSAYGDKLREELKIGSTGYTSYYLENENFLIPAGCTAYIITGITPSGSKFIPDQANVTAFTAGKIIPKQTGFILQGTPNSTVVYQANVTGTEESVAGNWLVGTAIEQEFSSAGHKYYVLANGDEGIGFYKQGTRKGASIKLQPHRAGLRLPDAVAPAKGLIIDFDAAREEAETTGIRDVRPSVQPREDIIYDLQGRRVKNPGRGIYIVNGKKVVRE is encoded by the coding sequence ATGAAGAAATTATTCCCCCTATTGCTATTTTTCTTAACAGCCGTTTCTGCTACAGCGCAAGAAACTTATTTCCAAAAAGATGGTCTTTGGTATCGAGTTCTAAAAACAATGACACAAAAGTCTTATGATGCTTCTGTAGACGAGGTGGCAGTTACAAGACCTCCAAGTAATCCATTCAAATACCAGCAAGGAATTTCCATCAATGTTCCATCAAATGTTACTTATAACGGGAAAAACTATGCCGTAACCTATCTTGATGCTTGGGCTTTCTCTGGTACAACGTTAACCGCTCTCACCTTTCCTGAAAGCATTCAGAAAACAGGAACAAATGTAATAACATACACAACCATAAAACATTTTCACACTCCACAAAATGTAAAAGTATTACCCCTAGACTTTTTATGGAAAGCTTATCCTGAAGAATTATGGTTATCTCCTAACGTTACAAAGATGGAAAATCGTGTTGCCACTTATTGTTCTACTCTGCAACGTGTACATGGGTTTGCCCAAACCAAGATAGAAGAAATAGGGGAAAGTTGCTTCCCTTATTATAATGACAGACCTGATCCGACAGCCTATATTAACGATTTTTCTGTTCTACCCCCTACGATACGAATCATAGGTTCAGGAGCTTTCAGTGGTGAAAAAATTAACAACCAGGGACTTCCGCTGAATAATCTGTCTATTCCTCTCAGCTTAGAGAAACTTGGTAATAGAGTTTTCAATATAGCAGACAAAGTCATCATACCTCACCAGATGCCTTTTGAAATTGGAGAAGAATCTTTTGGTATTCAATCTACTCTGAAATTGCATGTCCCCACAGACCGAATCTTTGCTTATAAGGCTTCAATAAAGTGGTCTGCTTACGGCGATAAGCTCCGTGAAGAGCTGAAAATCGGTTCCACCGGCTACACTTCCTATTACTTGGAGAACGAGAACTTCCTTATTCCGGCAGGCTGCACAGCGTATATCATTACGGGTATTACCCCCAGTGGAAGTAAATTCATTCCCGACCAAGCCAACGTGACTGCATTCACCGCAGGAAAAATTATCCCCAAGCAAACAGGGTTTATCTTGCAAGGAACTCCTAACAGTACAGTGGTATATCAAGCGAACGTGACAGGCACAGAGGAAAGCGTGGCAGGCAATTGGCTCGTTGGTACGGCTATAGAACAGGAGTTCTCCTCGGCCGGACATAAATATTATGTATTGGCCAATGGCGACGAAGGCATCGGCTTTTATAAACAAGGTACGCGTAAAGGTGCTTCCATCAAACTGCAACCGCATCGCGCCGGTCTGCGTTTACCCGACGCTGTTGCACCCGCTAAAGGACTCATCATCGACTTCGATGCTGCCCGAGAAGAAGCAGAGACTACCGGCATTCGCGATGTTCGTCCTTCCGTTCAGCCGCGCGAAGACATCATTTACGACTTGCAAGGCCGCCGAGTGAAGAATCCTGGCCGAGGCATCTACATTGTTAATGGCAAGAAAGTAGTAAGGGAGTAA
- the lysS gene encoding lysine--tRNA ligase gives MNILELSEQEIVRRQSLQELRNMGIDPYPAAEYPTNAFSSDIKNNFKDGEEHEVCIAGRMMSRRVMGKASFVELQDSRGRIQVYITRDDICPGQEKELYNTVFKRLLDIGDFIGVRGFVFRTQTGEISVHARELTVLSKSLKPLPIVKYKDGVAYDKFDDPELRYRQRYVDLVVNEGVKDTFLKRAIVLRTMRQVLDEAGYTEVETPTLQNIAGGASARPFITHFNALNTDMYMRIATELYLKRLIVGGFEGVYEIGKNFRNEGMDRTHNPEFTCVELYVQYKDYNWMMAFTEQLLETICTAVNGKPETVINGQTISFKAPYRRLPILEAIKKKTGYDLNGKTEEEIRDVCRKLELEIDETMGKGKLIDEIFGEFCEGQFIQPTFIIDYPVEMSPLTKMHRSKPGLTERFELMVNGKELANAYSELNDPIDQEERFVDQMKLADKGDDEAMVIDQDFLRALQYGMPPTSGIGIGIDRLVMLMTGQTTIQEVLFFPQMRPEKKIPKSTVAEWAALGVQEEWVPVLNKAGYHLVSDIREVKAQKLQMDVCGVNKKYKLGYNNPKVEDFQAWIDKANEIEN, from the coding sequence ATGAACATATTAGAACTGAGCGAGCAGGAGATTGTGAGACGACAAAGCCTGCAAGAACTGCGCAATATGGGCATCGATCCCTACCCCGCCGCAGAATATCCCACCAATGCTTTTTCTTCCGATATAAAAAATAACTTTAAAGATGGCGAAGAACACGAAGTATGTATCGCCGGACGAATGATGAGCAGACGCGTGATGGGGAAAGCCAGTTTTGTGGAACTGCAAGACTCGCGAGGACGTATTCAGGTGTACATCACCCGCGACGACATCTGCCCCGGCCAAGAGAAGGAACTCTACAACACCGTGTTCAAGCGGCTGCTCGACATCGGTGACTTCATCGGTGTGCGCGGATTCGTGTTCCGCACACAGACGGGAGAGATTTCGGTTCACGCCCGCGAACTAACGGTATTGAGTAAGAGTTTGAAACCGCTGCCCATCGTAAAGTATAAAGACGGCGTGGCTTATGATAAGTTCGACGATCCTGAACTACGCTATCGCCAACGATATGTAGACCTCGTAGTGAACGAGGGCGTGAAAGACACGTTCCTTAAACGTGCCATCGTGCTGCGAACCATGCGGCAGGTGTTGGACGAAGCCGGATATACCGAAGTGGAAACGCCTACGCTGCAAAACATCGCCGGTGGTGCTTCGGCTCGTCCATTCATCACCCATTTTAATGCGCTCAACACGGATATGTATATGCGCATCGCTACGGAATTATACCTGAAGCGACTCATTGTGGGTGGCTTCGAGGGCGTATATGAAATCGGTAAGAACTTCCGCAACGAGGGCATGGACCGCACACACAATCCCGAATTTACCTGCGTAGAGCTTTATGTACAATATAAAGACTACAACTGGATGATGGCTTTCACCGAGCAACTACTCGAAACCATCTGCACAGCAGTGAACGGTAAACCGGAAACGGTGATCAACGGGCAGACCATCAGCTTCAAAGCTCCTTATCGGCGGTTGCCCATTCTCGAAGCCATCAAAAAGAAAACGGGATATGATCTCAACGGAAAGACGGAAGAAGAGATTCGCGACGTATGCCGTAAGCTGGAGCTGGAGATTGACGAGACGATGGGCAAAGGTAAACTCATTGATGAGATTTTTGGAGAATTCTGCGAGGGACAATTCATCCAACCCACCTTTATTATAGATTATCCTGTGGAAATGAGTCCGCTCACAAAGATGCATCGCTCAAAACCCGGACTGACAGAACGCTTTGAACTAATGGTGAACGGCAAAGAATTGGCAAATGCTTATTCGGAACTAAACGATCCCATTGACCAGGAAGAACGATTCGTCGACCAAATGAAGCTCGCTGATAAAGGCGATGATGAGGCGATGGTGATCGACCAAGATTTCCTCCGCGCACTGCAATACGGTATGCCACCCACGTCGGGTATCGGCATTGGCATTGATCGTTTGGTGATGCTGATGACGGGGCAGACCACGATTCAAGAGGTGCTTTTCTTCCCACAGATGCGCCCTGAAAAGAAGATTCCTAAAAGCACGGTAGCCGAATGGGCAGCACTGGGTGTGCAGGAAGAGTGGGTCCCGGTACTGAACAAAGCAGGCTATCATCTCGTTTCAGATATTCGCGAAGTGAAAGCGCAGAAATTACAAATGGATGTCTGCGGTGTGAACAAGAAGTATAAACTAGGTTACAACAATCCGAAAGTAGAAGATTTCCAAGCTTGGATTGACAAGGCGAATGAAATAGAGAATTGA